The following coding sequences are from one Deinococcus roseus window:
- a CDS encoding ExeM/NucH family extracellular endonuclease — protein MRKTPMLLSLTVLLAACSSAQVPSGKTTAFTIKAQGLPETTTFLTLDLQGPENRTIESSLNNGTATVTASNLIKGTYKVTARGWDEKGGVVLYKGVLPAQSIQNADPVTLKMFRLTSNIHVVANPTKDTVVLYTAKVGNLSARLLKSGSNAEGDLLGVPTGKNRMVIVEGRDISGALIQQGHVSVQLSEANKTVNVSLQDVSILAPENPTLVGDSSVKQGDPYSLQINLQDKNTNGTTLKNLTIDWGDGSSTTQAVNGSSQTLNVQHTYTAGGNNSIIVTATNTANLSSTASLSVQVLGTTDGNIEVGLGAETSQVTVEAQNVPASADRVVAVVTAQSNISTQQVSKQELQNEYALELIPSGTGSFSGALGLPQGMAYTLHFRAYSGSNLIEGGTYTFTPEQGPSSVQKDFLGLPACSSTPASLTTIPAVQGSGATSPVVGQTVAVRGVVTGDFQAANQLKGFYLQDIPGDGDTSTSDGIFVYTNTLTASNDVKVGDYVQLTGLVKEFKSSTLTLTELDSVTGLSICGTTSVPAATPVALPVAATTDLEKHEGMLITFSGPLTVTEVYGLGRYGELSLSAGGRLFNPTNGNEASTAQQNTLRRIQLDDGSTVQNPASIPYLNDQKTRRVGDRVTSLTGNLTYGFDLYRIQPTQPVVFEDANPRTAAPRAVGGTLKVSSFNVLNYFTEFNKRGANNQTEFDRQKAKIVAAIKAIDADILGLTEIQNNGDTALNDLVSGLNAAYGSNVYAAVPTGTVGTDEIKVAIIYKPAKVSLSGNFVIDTNAVYSRPPIAQMFQEVSSGEKFTFVINHFKSKGCSNATGLDQDQNDGQSCYNQTRVNQANALLQFIGTLKATDTDVLVMGDLNAYGLEDPIKALEAGGLESLNKRIPSEDRYSYVFNGETGYLDHALSSSTLSDNITGVTEWHINSDEPIVLDYNTEFKTAAQIADLYSPTPYRSSDHDPVVVGLDLSK, from the coding sequence ATGCGAAAAACCCCCATGTTGCTCAGCCTCACCGTGCTGCTGGCCGCCTGCAGCAGTGCCCAGGTGCCTTCTGGCAAAACCACTGCCTTCACCATCAAGGCCCAGGGCCTGCCAGAAACCACCACCTTTCTGACCCTGGATTTGCAGGGTCCAGAAAACCGCACCATCGAATCCAGCCTGAACAACGGCACCGCCACCGTCACGGCCAGCAACCTGATCAAAGGGACCTACAAGGTCACCGCCAGAGGCTGGGATGAAAAAGGCGGGGTGGTGCTTTACAAAGGGGTGCTGCCTGCCCAGAGCATCCAGAACGCCGATCCGGTCACGCTCAAGATGTTCCGCCTGACCAGCAACATCCATGTGGTGGCCAACCCCACGAAAGACACAGTGGTGCTTTACACCGCCAAAGTGGGCAACCTGAGCGCCCGCCTGCTCAAATCTGGCAGCAACGCTGAAGGCGATCTGCTGGGCGTGCCCACCGGAAAAAACCGCATGGTGATCGTGGAAGGCAGAGACATCAGCGGTGCACTCATCCAGCAGGGACACGTCAGCGTGCAGCTCTCCGAAGCCAACAAGACCGTCAATGTGTCCCTGCAGGACGTGAGCATCCTGGCCCCAGAAAACCCCACCCTGGTGGGAGACAGCAGCGTGAAGCAGGGCGATCCTTACAGCCTGCAAATCAACCTGCAGGACAAAAACACCAACGGCACCACCCTGAAAAACCTCACCATCGACTGGGGAGATGGATCCAGCACCACCCAGGCGGTCAATGGTTCCAGCCAGACCCTGAATGTGCAGCACACCTACACCGCCGGGGGCAACAACTCGATCATCGTGACGGCCACCAACACCGCCAATCTGAGCAGCACGGCAAGCCTGTCCGTGCAGGTGCTGGGCACCACCGACGGCAACATCGAGGTGGGTCTGGGTGCAGAGACCTCGCAGGTGACCGTGGAGGCCCAGAACGTGCCTGCCAGTGCAGACCGTGTGGTGGCTGTGGTGACCGCACAGAGCAACATCTCCACCCAGCAGGTCAGCAAGCAGGAGCTGCAAAACGAATATGCACTGGAGCTGATCCCCAGTGGCACTGGCAGCTTCAGTGGTGCTCTGGGCCTGCCCCAGGGTATGGCTTACACCCTGCATTTCCGGGCCTATTCCGGAAGCAACCTGATTGAGGGCGGCACCTACACCTTCACCCCTGAACAGGGTCCCAGCAGCGTGCAGAAGGACTTCCTGGGTCTGCCCGCCTGCTCCAGCACCCCGGCCAGCCTGACCACCATTCCAGCCGTGCAGGGCAGTGGTGCAACCAGTCCTGTGGTCGGACAGACCGTTGCAGTGCGTGGCGTGGTCACCGGAGATTTCCAGGCTGCCAATCAGCTCAAAGGCTTCTACCTGCAGGACATCCCCGGAGATGGGGACACCAGCACCAGTGACGGCATCTTCGTGTACACCAACACCCTGACCGCCAGCAACGATGTGAAAGTCGGAGATTACGTGCAATTGACCGGTCTGGTCAAGGAATTCAAATCCAGCACCCTGACCCTGACCGAACTGGATTCTGTGACTGGACTCAGCATCTGTGGAACCACCAGCGTTCCTGCCGCAACTCCGGTTGCTCTGCCTGTGGCTGCCACCACCGACCTGGAAAAACACGAGGGCATGCTCATCACCTTCAGTGGGCCCCTCACCGTGACCGAGGTGTACGGACTGGGGCGTTACGGCGAACTGTCCCTGTCTGCCGGAGGCCGCCTGTTCAACCCCACCAACGGCAACGAGGCCAGCACCGCCCAGCAGAACACCCTGCGCCGCATTCAGCTTGACGATGGCAGCACCGTGCAGAACCCCGCCAGCATCCCCTACCTGAACGACCAGAAAACCCGCCGGGTGGGAGACAGAGTTACCAGCCTGACCGGGAACCTGACTTACGGCTTTGACCTCTACCGCATCCAGCCCACCCAGCCCGTGGTGTTTGAAGATGCCAACCCCAGAACCGCCGCCCCCAGAGCTGTGGGCGGCACCCTGAAGGTCAGCAGCTTCAACGTGCTGAATTACTTCACGGAGTTTAACAAACGCGGGGCCAACAACCAGACGGAATTTGACCGCCAGAAAGCCAAAATTGTGGCCGCCATCAAGGCCATCGATGCAGACATTCTGGGCCTCACCGAAATCCAGAACAACGGGGACACCGCCCTGAACGATCTGGTCAGCGGCCTCAACGCTGCTTACGGCTCGAACGTCTATGCTGCTGTTCCCACCGGAACTGTGGGCACCGACGAGATCAAAGTGGCCATCATCTACAAACCTGCAAAAGTCAGTCTGTCTGGCAACTTTGTGATCGACACCAACGCTGTGTACTCCCGCCCCCCCATCGCCCAGATGTTCCAGGAGGTGTCTTCAGGCGAGAAATTCACCTTCGTCATCAACCACTTCAAGAGCAAAGGGTGCAGCAACGCCACCGGACTGGACCAGGACCAGAATGACGGTCAGAGCTGCTACAACCAGACCCGTGTGAACCAGGCCAATGCGCTGTTGCAATTCATTGGCACCCTCAAAGCCACCGACACAGATGTGCTGGTGATGGGAGACCTCAACGCCTACGGCCTGGAAGACCCCATCAAGGCGCTGGAAGCAGGCGGTCTGGAAAGCCTCAACAAACGCATCCCTTCAGAAGACCGTTACTCCTACGTCTTCAACGGCGAAACCGGGTATCTGGACCACGCCCTCAGCAGCAGCACCTTATCTGACAACATCACAGGTGTGACCGAATGGCACATCAACTCTGATGAACCCATCGTGCTGGACTACAACACCGAGTTCAAAACCGCTGCCCAGATTGCAGACCTCTACAGCCCCACCCCTTACCGTTCCAGTGACCATGATCCTGTGGTGGTTGGGCTGGATCTGAGCAAGTGA